CGACGCCGAAAAGGTTCCCGGGGCTCCGGCGCCGAGCGCGAATACGCCACCGGCAGAGCGCCCTCGCCCCCGGCGGGTCCGCTCCCCTAGCGTCGGGTCATGAGCAGAGGACACGCATGGGTGCTGGGTGCGACGGGCCAGATCGGGCGGGCCGCGGTGCGGGCGCTGGCCGCGGACGGCTGGGAGGTCACCGCGGCCTCGCGCGGCGGCGGCCGGGACGAGGGGTGGGACGCCGGGGTCAGGGCGGTGGCGCTCGACCGGGACGAGGAGGGGGCGCTCGGCCGGGCGCTGGGCGACGGCTGTGACGTGCTGGTCGACATGGTGGCGTACGACGGCGCGCACGCCCGGCAGCTGACGGGGCTGGCCGGCCGGATCGGGTCGGCCGTCGTGATCTCCAGCGGGGCGGTGTACGAGGACGACCGGGGCCGCAGCTTCGACACGCAGGCTTCGACCGACGGTTTCCCCCGCTATCCCGTGCCGCTGCCGGAGACCTGGCGCACGGTGGCGCCGGGGGACGCCACGTACGGGACGCGGAAGATCCTGCTGGAACGGGAGCTGCTGGCGGCGGGCGGGGAACTGCCGGTGACGCTGCTGCGCGCGGGCGCGGTCCACGGTCCGCACTGCCGCACACCGCGCGAGCTGTACGTGGTGAAGCGGCTGGTCGACGGGCGTCGGCGCCGGGTGTTCGCGTACGGCGGGAAGAGCCGCTTCCATCCGGTCCATGTGTCCAACGCGGCGGAGCTGATCCGGCTGGCCGCCGGGAATCCGGGCTCCCGCGTGCTGAACGCGGCGGACCCCGAGGCCCCCACGGTCGCGGAGATCGCGTCGGCGATCGACGACGTCCTCGGGCGGGAGACGGAGACGGTGCTGATCGACGGCGCTTCCCCGGAAGGGCAGGTCGGGGTGACACCGTGGAGCGGCGCCCACCCGGTGGTCTACGACATGACGTCGGCCGAGGAGCAGCTCGGGTACCGCCCGGTGACCGGGTACGTGGAGTCGCTGCCGGAGACGGTCGAGTGGCTCGCCGGACAGCTGGCGGAGCGCGACTGGCGGGAGGCGTTCCCGAAGATGCTCAAGAACTACGGCGCATGGCTCTTCGACTACGCGGCGGAGGACGCCTGGCTGGAGGCGTACGACCGGGGGCGGCGCTGAGCGGCCCCGGTCGGGAGCCTCCTGGGTGATCCACGGCGACGGCGCGGGGTGCGGGGTGCGGGGTGCCGAGGAGGTTCGCCGAGCGGGCTCCGTCGGCCGGGCCGCCTTCACCCCGTGTCGTGCTCGGCCTTCGGCCCGTCCAGCAGCTCGCGCATCGCCCCGTCCAGGATCCCGCGCAGCAGGCGGGCGTCGGCGGCCACGGCGGTCACCAGGACCGCCGGGCCGGCGAGCGGGGTGAGGGCGGCGGTCGGCCCGAGGAGCCGCGCGGGGAGCGGGGCGTCCTCGAAGACCGGGTCGACGAGGAGCAGTTGGCCGACGGCCCGGTGGCCGCCGAGGACGGCGGGGCCGTCCCAGCCCTCGGGGGCGCCGGGCCCGTAGGCCAGTTGCTGGTCCAGGAGCGGGCGGCCCGCGCGGTGGACGGTGAGCCGGGTGGTGAGCGCGCCGGTGGGCTCGCCGTGGCGGCCGAGGATCTGTTCCTCGCGCAGCAGCAGGCGGGCGGTGGGGGCGAGTCGGACCCGGGTGGTCTGGTGGAGGTCGCTGCCGTGGGCGGAGACGAGCTGTTCGGGGAGCCAGTGCAGCACGGCCCCCTCCCCCGCGGTCAGGTCCAGCCCGTACGTGGACGGGCCGGTGTCCGCCCGTGGGCCCGGGAGGGCCACGGTGGCCGCCGCCGAGTCCACGGTGAGCCGCGCCCCGTCCGCGACGTCCGCCCCGATCGCCAGCCGGTCGCCGTTCAGCGGGGCGCTCATCGCGCCGACGACGGTGACCCGGGCGTACGCGGCCCGCGGCGAGCGGGTGCGGCGCAGGGCGAGCGGCCCGTCGCTGACGAGGACGGGCAGGACGGTCCCGCCCCGCCCGTCGGGCTCGGCGCGCAGCCGGGCCGTCGCGCGGACGCTCACGCGGCCCAGGCGGCGAGCTGTGCCCGCACCCAGTCGGCGACCGGGCCGACGCCTTCCGCCGAGGTCAGCGAGGTGAAGGCGACGGGGAGTTCGCCGCGCTGCTTCTTGGCGTCGAGGGCCATCCGCTCCAGGTCGGAGCCGACGTAGGGGGCGAGGTCGGTCTTGTTGACGACCAGGAGGTCGGCGCTGGTGACGCCGGGGCCGCCCTTGCGCGGGATGTCGTCGCCGCCCGCGACGTCGATGACGAAGATCTGCGCGTCGACCAGCCCCTTGGAGAAGGTCGCGGTGAGATTGTCGCCGCCGGACTCGACGAGGATCAGGTCGAGCGGGCCGACCGCGTCCTCCAGGTCCTCGACGGCTTCGAGGTTGGCGGAGATGTCGTCGCGGATCGCGGTGTGCGGGCATGCCCCGGTCTCGACGGCCTGGATCCGCTCGGGCGGCAGGACCGCGTTGCGCAGGAGGAAGGCGGCGTCCTCCTGGGTGTAGATGTCGTTGGTGACGACGGCGATGGAGAGCCGGTCGCGCAGTTCGCGGCAGAGGGCGGCGACGGTGGCCGTCTTGCCGGAGCCGACGGGACCGCCGAGCCCGATGCGCAGGGCACGCCGGGTGCCGTCGGGGCGGGTGGCGTCGGCGCTGACGGCGGCGGGGCCGTCGTGGGAGTGGCCGAGGTGCATGGGAGCTCCAGTGGTGGTCGCAGGGGTGGCTACGAGGCGAAGAGGCGGACCGGCCAGGCGGCGTGCGCCTCGGCGGTGATGTCGAGGAGCGGTGCCGAGGCGGCGGGCAGGGCGTCGATGCCCCGCCGGGCGGCCTCGGCGGCCTGTTCGGCGACCCGGTCCAGCTCGGGGGCGAGCCGGGCGAGTACGGCGGTGGCGTGGTAGGGGTCGAGGGAGAGGAGCCGGACGACGGCGGTGGCGGGGCCGCTGACGGTCTCGTACGCGACACAGTGGGCGGCGTCCACGGGGCCCAGACCCGCCGACCGTGCGGTGAGCCCGAGGACGACCGGCTGGTGGGCGCCGCGCGGCCGGGCCGCCGCGAGCGCGTCCAGTTCGGGGCCCGGCCAGGTGGCGCGGGCGGCCCGCATCATCTGCCGGCCGAGCTTGCGCGCGGTGGCCCGCAGGGCGGGCGAGGGCGTACGGGCGTCGGCGGCCTCGTCGAGGGCGAGCGGGTCGAGGCCGTGGGCCGCCGCGGCGGCGAGGGCGGCGGCGGTGAGGCCCGTGGTGTGCAGCCGGCCCCGGCAGAAGTCGGCGAGGGAGTCGGCGTCGAGGACGCGTCCCTCGGCGACGGCCGGTTCGGCGCCGCCGGAGTGGGCGTGCCCTCCGGCGGGGAACCGGCCGTCGGCCAGGACGAGAAGTGCTGCGCGTGACATGACCCGATCCGCTCAGAAGAGGAAGTAACGCTGGGCCATGGGCAGTTCCGCCGCGGGCGCCGGCTCGACCGGGTCGCCGTCGATCGTGACGGCGAAGCTGTCGGGGTCGACGTGGACCTGCGGCACGGCGTCGTTCTCCCGCATGTCCGCCTTGGTGACCCCCCGGGTACTGGTGATCGGCACGAACCGCTTGTGCAGGGCGAGGCGTTCGGGCAGCCCGTCCTCGATCGCCGCGGCGGAGACGAAGTTGAACGAGCTGTGGGCGGCCGCGCGTCCCAGGGCGCCGAACATCGGCCGGGGCAGGACCGGCTGGGGCGTCGGGATGGAGGCGTTGGCGTCGCCCATCTGCGCGTACGCGATCTGGCCGCCCTTGATGACGGTCTGCGGCTTCACGCCGAAGAACGCCGGGTCCCAGAGGACGAGGTCGGCGAGCTTGCCGGTCTCCACGGAGCCGATCTCCCGGTCCAGTCCTTGGGCGACGGCCGGGTTGATGGTGTATTTGGCGACATAGCGACGGACCCGGTGGTTGTCGGCCCGTCCGTCCCCGGGCAGGGCTCCGCGCCGCTTCTTCATGACGTGGGCGGTCTGCCAGGTCCGCAGGACCACCTCGCCGATCCGCCCCATGGCCTGGGAGTCCGAGGAGATGATCGAGATGGCCCCGAGGTCGTGCAGGATGTCCTCGGCCGCGATGGTGGAGGGCCGGATCCGGGACTCCGCGAAGGCCAGGTCCTCGGGGACGGCGGGGTTCAGGTGGTGGCAGACCATCAGCATGTCGAGGTGTTCCTCGATGGTGTTGACGGTGTGCGGCCGGGTGGGGTTGGTGGAGCTGGGCAGGACGTACGGCTCGGAGACCACGCCGATGATGTCGGGCGCGTGTCCGCCGCCCGCCCCCTCGGTGTGGTACGCGTGGATCGTCCGGCCGGCGATGGCGGCGAGGGTGTCGGCGACGAACCCGGCCTCGTTGAGGGTGTCCGTGTGGATGGCGAGCTGCGCGCCCGTCCGCTCGCAGACGGTGAGACAGGCGTCGATGACGGCGGGCGTCGCGCCCCAGTCCTCGTGGATCTTGAATCCCAGTGCGCCGCCGCGCAGTTGGGAGTGCATGGCCTCCTGCGACATCGTGTTGCCCTTGCCGAGCAGCCCGATGTTGACCGGGAAGGTCTCCAGCGCCTCGAACATCCGGGCCAGGTGCCAGGGCCCCGGGGTGACGGTGGTGGCCTTGCTGCCCTCGGCGGGGCCGGTGCCGCCGCCGACGAGGGTGGTGATGCCGCTGGAGAGCGCCTGGTCGATGAGGGTCGGCGAGATGAAGTGGACATGGGCGTCGACCGCTCCGGCCGTGAGCAGCTTCCCGTTGCCCGCGATGATCTCGGTCTCCGGGCCGATCACCAGGTCGGGGTGGACGCCGTCCATGGTGTCCGGGTTCCCGGCCTTGCCGATGCCGGTGATCCGGCCGTCCCGGATGCCGATGTCGGCCTTGACGACGCCCCAGTGGTCGATGACGACGGCCCCGGTGATGACGGTGTCGGGCGCGCCCTCGGCGCGGGTGGTGCGGGCCTGGCCCATCGACTCCCGGATCACCTTGCCGCCGCCGAACACCGCCTCGTCGCCCGCGTGTCCGGGGCCGCCCGAGCGGTCCTCCTCGATCTCGACGAGCAGGTCCGTGTCGGCCAGCCGGATCCGGTCGCCCGTGGTGGGCCCGAACAGGTCGGCGTACACGGATCTCTTGAGGTCAGGCATCGAGGGCACCTCCGGATTCGCCGCGCAGGCCGGGGACGACGCGGCGGCCGGCGAGGGGGACGAGTTCGACATCGACGGGGATGCCGGGTTCGAAGCGGACCGCCGTGCCGGCGGCGATGTGCAGCCGCAGCCCGCGGGCGGCGGCGCGGTCGAAGCGCAGCCCGGGGTTGGCCTCGGCGAAGTGGTAGTGGGAGCCGACCTGGACGGGGCGGTCGGCGGCGTTGAGGACGGTGAGGCGGGTGACGGTCCGCCCCTCGTTGACGGGGATGTCCCCGTCCCCGTACAGGATCTCTCCGGGAATCATCCGCGCGGCCCCGTCAGACGATCGGGTCGTGGACGGTGACGAGCTTCGTGCCGTCCGGGAAGGTCGCCTCGACCTGGACGTCGTGGAGCATCTCGGGGATGCCTTCCATGACCTCGTCCCGGGTGAGCAACTTACGTCCGGAAACCATGAGTTCGGCGACGGTGCGGCCGTCCCGGGCACCTTCCAGCAGATGTGCGGTGATCAGGGCGACGGCCTCGGGGTGATTGAGCCGCAGCCCGCGTGTCCGGCGCTTCTCGGCCACGTCGGCGGCCACATGGATGAGCAGACGCTCCTGCTCGTGCGGGGTCAGTTGCACGCTTCCACCTCATCGTCTTCCGTCCGGCTCCGGCTCCGGACGCAGCGGGACCTTATCCCTGTTCAACAGTTCGTTGAACGAGGAACGGCCCCCTCGCGACCAGGCATTGCACGTTAGGGCGGAAGTTTTTCCGTTGCGTTAACTGATCTTTTGCGGGTTCATGGACATCAACCCGCACAACCCGTTCTCCAGCACTTCGGGGCGCACGTCCCCGAAGAGCGCCTCCTGCACGATGAAACCCTGTGCCGTGGCGATCATCGTGCGCGCCACGTCGTCGCCGGGCACATCGCTCGTCAGGATTCCGGCGGAACGGTAGGCGTCGACGAGCTTCGTCCAGGCGACGCGCATGGTGGCGTAACCGTCGTCGAGCAGCGCGGCGAGCCGTTCGTCGCGCAGCGTCTCGGACCAGAGCTGGACGACGAGCGCGGCGAAGGCCCGGCGCTCCAGCCCGTGCACCTCCCCCGCGAGCACCCCGCCGAGCACCCGGCCGAGCAGCGCGTCCGGAGTGGGCGGCGGCGCCATGCGGGAGGCCTCCTCGAAGGCGCCGCGGATGACGGCGAACG
The nucleotide sequence above comes from Streptomyces sp. NBC_01116. Encoded proteins:
- a CDS encoding urease accessory protein UreD, translated to MSVRATARLRAEPDGRGGTVLPVLVSDGPLALRRTRSPRAAYARVTVVGAMSAPLNGDRLAIGADVADGARLTVDSAAATVALPGPRADTGPSTYGLDLTAGEGAVLHWLPEQLVSAHGSDLHQTTRVRLAPTARLLLREEQILGRHGEPTGALTTRLTVHRAGRPLLDQQLAYGPGAPEGWDGPAVLGGHRAVGQLLLVDPVFEDAPLPARLLGPTAALTPLAGPAVLVTAVAADARLLRGILDGAMRELLDGPKAEHDTG
- a CDS encoding urease subunit alpha, yielding MPDLKRSVYADLFGPTTGDRIRLADTDLLVEIEEDRSGGPGHAGDEAVFGGGKVIRESMGQARTTRAEGAPDTVITGAVVIDHWGVVKADIGIRDGRITGIGKAGNPDTMDGVHPDLVIGPETEIIAGNGKLLTAGAVDAHVHFISPTLIDQALSSGITTLVGGGTGPAEGSKATTVTPGPWHLARMFEALETFPVNIGLLGKGNTMSQEAMHSQLRGGALGFKIHEDWGATPAVIDACLTVCERTGAQLAIHTDTLNEAGFVADTLAAIAGRTIHAYHTEGAGGGHAPDIIGVVSEPYVLPSSTNPTRPHTVNTIEEHLDMLMVCHHLNPAVPEDLAFAESRIRPSTIAAEDILHDLGAISIISSDSQAMGRIGEVVLRTWQTAHVMKKRRGALPGDGRADNHRVRRYVAKYTINPAVAQGLDREIGSVETGKLADLVLWDPAFFGVKPQTVIKGGQIAYAQMGDANASIPTPQPVLPRPMFGALGRAAAHSSFNFVSAAAIEDGLPERLALHKRFVPITSTRGVTKADMRENDAVPQVHVDPDSFAVTIDGDPVEPAPAAELPMAQRYFLF
- a CDS encoding NAD-dependent epimerase/dehydratase family protein, whose protein sequence is MSRGHAWVLGATGQIGRAAVRALAADGWEVTAASRGGGRDEGWDAGVRAVALDRDEEGALGRALGDGCDVLVDMVAYDGAHARQLTGLAGRIGSAVVISSGAVYEDDRGRSFDTQASTDGFPRYPVPLPETWRTVAPGDATYGTRKILLERELLAAGGELPVTLLRAGAVHGPHCRTPRELYVVKRLVDGRRRRVFAYGGKSRFHPVHVSNAAELIRLAAGNPGSRVLNAADPEAPTVAEIASAIDDVLGRETETVLIDGASPEGQVGVTPWSGAHPVVYDMTSAEEQLGYRPVTGYVESLPETVEWLAGQLAERDWREAFPKMLKNYGAWLFDYAAEDAWLEAYDRGRR
- the ureG gene encoding urease accessory protein UreG — its product is MHLGHSHDGPAAVSADATRPDGTRRALRIGLGGPVGSGKTATVAALCRELRDRLSIAVVTNDIYTQEDAAFLLRNAVLPPERIQAVETGACPHTAIRDDISANLEAVEDLEDAVGPLDLILVESGGDNLTATFSKGLVDAQIFVIDVAGGDDIPRKGGPGVTSADLLVVNKTDLAPYVGSDLERMALDAKKQRGELPVAFTSLTSAEGVGPVADWVRAQLAAWAA
- a CDS encoding TetR/AcrR family transcriptional regulator, whose protein sequence is MARVSQEHLDARRRQILDGAARCFARNGFHGTSMQDVLKEAGLSAGAVYRYFPGKEDIIAAITEETFAVIRGAFEEASRMAPPPTPDALLGRVLGGVLAGEVHGLERRAFAALVVQLWSETLRDERLAALLDDGYATMRVAWTKLVDAYRSAGILTSDVPGDDVARTMIATAQGFIVQEALFGDVRPEVLENGLCGLMSMNPQKIS
- a CDS encoding urease subunit gamma is translated as MQLTPHEQERLLIHVAADVAEKRRTRGLRLNHPEAVALITAHLLEGARDGRTVAELMVSGRKLLTRDEVMEGIPEMLHDVQVEATFPDGTKLVTVHDPIV
- a CDS encoding urease accessory protein UreF, with the protein product MSRAALLVLADGRFPAGGHAHSGGAEPAVAEGRVLDADSLADFCRGRLHTTGLTAAALAAAAAHGLDPLALDEAADARTPSPALRATARKLGRQMMRAARATWPGPELDALAAARPRGAHQPVVLGLTARSAGLGPVDAAHCVAYETVSGPATAVVRLLSLDPYHATAVLARLAPELDRVAEQAAEAARRGIDALPAASAPLLDITAEAHAAWPVRLFAS
- a CDS encoding urease subunit beta; translation: MIPGEILYGDGDIPVNEGRTVTRLTVLNAADRPVQVGSHYHFAEANPGLRFDRAAARGLRLHIAAGTAVRFEPGIPVDVELVPLAGRRVVPGLRGESGGALDA